The genomic region TGAAACcgttttgatattgaaaaatgtCCTAAACTGAGACATGAGCATTTAAGaaacttaaaacaaatttacagATAAACAACCATGCCCATGTGACATATTATTAATGTAGTGATTGTGTGCTTAAATGTGGTATTTGTACCATATTTAATCACATACTAGAAACTACCCCCACTGGCTAAATAGCTATGGGGAGAGCACATTTTGTTTATATCGttacatcaatgtatttttaGTTGTGTGCTTCCTGTATCTGATATTATCTGTAAATCAATTGATGTACAAAATTTGATGACCTTTCAAGCATTGTATAGATTTTGCCACTTGCTTTACTCAAACTTGACTCTTTTTTCAGAAATCATTATGCTCCAATATGCAAGTAAAATGTTAGTGTTTTTGAAatcaatcaaatattgaaatctaTGGAACTAGTATGAATTTGTGATCAGATACGAACATTCAACTTACTGTACTTTCTGTAAGTTAGTCACTTGCTTATATCACACCAATGACTCTcatgtattgttaaatatttgccagaaaattttgttaaaacttGAAAACTTACTTCAAATGATTTTGAGGTGTATGACCTGTTATATATCGGATACTTAATTAGGGCGATTGCAAAAGATGCATGTTTACAACTTTGATTCAAGGACTTACCTGAAAAGTGTATCACTGGAAATATCAATTAACTGACATTTGATACAACAAAGTGCCGATGAATAATGAAACTGATCAACAAAAAAGAACCACAACAAAGTGCTAATGAATatcaagaaaataaacaaaaacttcaaaactaCACAAGACATTTGGAAATACTGGGGTATTGGACAATCGTTTCCTCCATGTAACTACCACCAATGATCAGATCCTTTGTACTGGCCACAGACCTAAATCACTATCAGGTAATgccaatacatgtatgttctttTGTTCACCAATTGTTGATTTTGTATTTCTATCATCAatcaattattgaaatttttgtattattacaaGTTTGCGCCGTAGTTATCTATTTACTGCTCAATACTGAACCAGTTCATATCTATTTCAGGAATAGAACAGACCAaccaatatgaaaacaaaacaaaacagtagTATGTAGACACGGACAACAGTTTTCTAAGACGTAAGTTATTTTACAAGCAATTATATTGCTTTcagtaaacatgtatacattgcaGACACATGCTAAATATGTGTTACAACCctttaattaagtttttttatgtgtgaatcaaatttatttaaaagtttcatttgatatttttgccAATTCAAACTTTTCTCTCATTACAGGTACATCCCTACACGCAATCCACATCAAATCACTCATGGAGTTGATCAATATTTATCCAGTTGTGTTCTGCAAGACCAAACAAGTCCATGTGTCGGTTTCAATTCATCTCTAATTGTACAATGCAAACATTACTATTCTACATGCAGATCACAAATTTAAGTTTGGATTTGTCCTACACCATGTTATGAACAACAGTTGCAATATTTCATATACCCGGTATCACTGCTGTTGTATTTGAACAATGAGaccatatattttcattatttggtCTCAATTTTAATTCAAGCTGGACTACAAAATGTTTCAGCTGTATGCTGTTATTCATACCATTCACTTAAATTGTTTGCTTTATATTGTGtaggtgtatatataaacatttcttGAATATCTGTTTAACTCAGTTAGTCACTTAGAATATTTGCAAATAAGCCTCTGCCATTTGGAGTAAGACTTAAAGCAAGAATGTGATAAAAGCACATGATTGATGTCTTCAGCAACTCATGATTCTCAGCaaattaatgttgatttattgtAACAGGTAAGTATCTGAAAGTGGGGTCACTGGCACGGCAGTAAATGCCTGTAAACCCTTTCTTTCCACGTCATGTTGCTCAAATAGCTGAAGAACATGGAGTAATTTCATGATGACATATCAGGTGCGCATGGTCTAGTTCCATGGCATGCCTTCTATATTTTTTGGTGTCATTAAAAACGACTTAACTGAtttataaaacttttttaaacAACTTAAACTATATTGTCAATTTCATGCAAATTGACTCATATGTACTCAGTGTGGCATTAGACAAGATAATAttcatattgtgtttatatggGAAAATGAGCCATACACTTTCCATGAAGTATGTACATCATAGGTATAGTTCTGTACACCTATCATACAATCTTGTGCTAAATATGTCTATGAAACATCACATGATATCATTGTTCATTCACTAATTGctaattttatttatgattttaaaacattattttaatggtaaataaatattaattgtgtatataataatatcatggTTGTTTTTCCTATTAAACTCTTACCTTTGAAACCAATACAGACCATCATAAATTTTCTTGACGAATGATtgtaaaacacacaaaatactaAAGATTATCAGTGCTCTATTGGATTCATTCATTGAGGTAATCTTATCATTCTTCACAGAAGTCCATAATATCTCAAGCAAGTTTGAAATTCAAAGAAAACACTTCAAGGTTAATAATATTctacagaaatacatgtatatacatgaacCCTTTTAATGTAATAGCAATAGGTGCCATACAACACAGAAATTGCTTCAATACCTGCAATTTTTAGTATTGTGTgtattttactttaatactttcTGAGagatagcgataacaaacttcaattgtcaaaatccaagatggctgcctgtcggccatgttgttttccaactgACCCGAAataaaaatatgcataactaaacAGACGGCcattattgatacattttatatatagggtccccttgtttgaaaagtactggaaggatgTTTCTCATTTTACACAACTTAGTAAGACGAAGGGAAAAGTAGacaaaagtagagaaaagatcaatctaacATAGAACCTacaaagatcattcaatggtgggcgccaagatccctctgggatctcttgttgttcCTATAATTGAGTTTTCAAATTCATTGTCATGAcgttttctgtttgtatttgAAAACTGGTTTACCATTTAACGATAAtgatgaatataattttaacaaAGATCAAACTTTATTTGTACTAAATGACATGCATCAAATTAACCTGTTAGAAATATATGGCTAACAGTTAGCCTTTTTTAAtgacatgaatatttttttactcATTgctttatatttcttttaaatatattgatccagtattttcattCATAATTACTTGATATTTTATGATGATTTCTCTTGGTAAAATTGTGAAAACATGGAGATGTGTTAATATAGCTAGTTCTGCTGAGGGATGTGTATATTCCAGTATCGGGCACATATGATTAGCGGTGTTGGTAAGAGtttgcaaaatatttttaaaggtTTTCATAGCAAATTAGTCGTGTATGAATGTGAAAATGGTTACACACTTTAGAATCGAGTTTCACAGTGACAATGAAAATTGTGTCAAATGTTGAACaagatatgtatatgtatacactaATTAAGAATATTTTGGGACACCTTAATACAGGGAATACTTAATAAGTGATCTCAAACGAATGGCTATTCATTTTTCTTGTCTGGGCATTTATAGTTGGTTGTGTTTTGTCAAATGAGAATCTTGCGTTGGGATATATGAAATACAAACTGACTTTTTCTTTACTGCTCATGCAGTTTGTTTGTTATTCAAACTATCATTTTATGCTTGACTTTGGCATCAACATTTTTAGAACTCAAATAGTTTCAATGTAATGGATATTGATTATAATGAGAaaatttgtttggttttatcTGTAGATATCCCTTGTTCGGCTTGTACACCAAAGCGACACGTTTGCAAGTTCAGGTACTACAATCTGATTGTGAAGAAGCTGTGCTATTGATGTTTCTTAACGTAAATTTAGAAAATGTGTAGTCAGCATATCATTAAccatttttgataaaaaaaaaaataatggaaaaatgCTATCacatcaatttctttttttttatacaaaattgaagTTAACACCAATGGTGGTTGATATGATGGATGGTGCAGaaggataaaaaaaatcctgacaATCTACTGTTGAGATCCATATCAAGCAACAATTTTTTCCTCTCATTTTAAGTTAGggataaaataatttcttttttcaaataaaataaaattgtatgcACGACCAAGTAATGAACAGCAAACTGAATTCTGTCCATCCCTCTCGTCTTAGGGTTGGATACCTGATGGCTTTTGGCAAGAAGCTGACCAGATTGCTGCAGAAGGAAACTCCAAGTCACCCTTAAGCTTGTAATTAACAAAAACGAAGATCATTGCCACATGTTACAAATTTTTGTCCCGGCTATGCGTGAATGTTATGTTGAAGTGCATATGCTATGAATGTTCTTGATGTTTGTATTGATTGGCTGTATTATTTCCTGATtggaatttgtttttgtatttattttgtgaaaGGAAATCATCCCATTACACAGATTTGATTCAAGAATAGCTCCATGAGtacttacattttatatattatgtatgtatcaAGATTTCCCCCCAAACATTTGTGAAGTTTTACTAGTATGGATAAAAAAAACTAGATTTAATGTCACTTAGTTTAGTCTAAATCAGAAAGGAAATCAAGAAGCAGGTACTCAATACAAACTTAAGAAAACTGAGTGGAGGAGGTGCATTACTATGAAGCTTTTGTTTGGAACGAAAATCAATAAgtatacaaaatgaaattaagagcaatttatttgtttaatttgacaaaagaaaaaaagaaaagaaaacgcagaacaagaaaaaaaaatagaacaaacaaaaaataatgatgtTGGTTTACTAGATTCTAGATACAGAGTAATAATTGTTGAACAATTCAATACAGAGGCTTCATATGCATGGATGAGAGATTTGGAATTTGGAATATTTGCACTTTTTATTTTTCAGCTGCCATATATCAACTAATGCTATATTGAGCAAGAAAGgtaaaatgtattgtaatattccgaagtatttcaaaaatattactTTGAAGAAAATGTCACCAGACTAAAAGATCTGGATTTTTTAACGGCTAAAAAACTAATGAGattatttattttctctttctttcccAACTTTTAATTTCCATCTGCTGTCTGTGCCATTTCTGATTTGCTGTTTGTTTGGACATCCTAGGATGATGGAAGAGGAGATGCTTCATCTGAGAGGGAGAAAAGGTAAGTAATCaatttaaattataatattttcttttataactaGTTTTCCCCTCCACATTCCTGTAATTTAATTGTAGTCACCCGGGATTTTTTAATGCCTTGCATTAACGGATCATAATAAAAGCATCgaaaataattgaatataattttgaaaCGAAATCCAATGTTTGGTTGAAAGATGCAACATTTCCTCCTCACAGAATTAATGTACTGGATTTACTACAGTTTTTTGTTGCTATTGCAGGTAACATTCATGGTACATAATCAAGAATTTGactgaaaaaaaatccaggGGCCTTGAGCATTTTCATTTCTTGTTGCAGGAATCCTCTTGACCTAAATATGATGCATCATCTTTTAGTTTCTTTTTGAGAAACAGATTGTGCAAATGCCCATTTAAGTTGAAGTGGAGTTTAATTGATTGTGATTTATTCTGGTGTTTCCTTCTCATGTAGGTACTGAAGAGAAGGGATctgtataaataaaaaaaaaagtacactGGCCTCTTCACAGAGAGGATACCCATAACAGGGAATCCATTTCCATTCTTCCACAGGAAATGTACTTGTAAAAGGGAATATAGGGAAACTTAAGCCCCAGGCATTGGAAGaagcaaatatgtttttaaaatgttgtattCTAGGTTCACCCCTCTAAGACTTGGGCGAGTGGACAAGGAGTGGTTCAATTTCTTAGCCTTGCATTCCTAAATAAATCTTGTTAAGGAGTCTAATGTTTGATTCTGTCTGTATGTATTACTAGGTGCTATCACTTTCGGTCCTCTGATAAGGGAGAGACAATGATCAGAACGTTTTCATGACATAAAAGCTTGCTGTAAGGCAATCCCAGAAATCAGGTACGTTGGATGAAGTGTTAGGGTCCAAAAAATCCTAAGTATCGACTCTTCATGGCTCAGTAAAGTGCTCTCCCCAGATCCAAGAGAACTTTGGACATGGTAATAGCATGCGTTCACACAGGTGTTGCTTCGTTATTTTAATAGCCAAGCCAAGAACAGGTATTGGATTAAAACCTTGGCTAGATTCTTCACTTCACTTGTTGCTCCTGAAAGCTCGCCCGAACACCAATTAAACGTTCTTGTTCTGTCATGTCTAAAACTCAAGGTTTTTCATATTAAAGTAATCTACAGTCCCATATAAACAGTGCAGTTAACACttgtaaacatttaatatgAAAATCAAATCAACTGCTTATGTAGAGAAACTCATTTAGTCTTTTCAGAAAAATCTGAACTTTTTAATTCAGATTTCACAGTGCTTTATCAGTGAACTTCTGCATATTAGAAGTTATTGCTGGTAAATGCGTATAAGATGATGATCATTTTGTTGCATGCcataaaaagaacaaaataccTAATACCTATGCTAATCAGTAAACAATGTATCCTTACCATTTTATCCTTGTTCCATTTTTTTATCCACttcctttgattttttttttgtggtgaTTTGATTAATGCATGATAAAAgagataaaaatatttcattcatgtgAAAACtaagatttgttttattttaaatttcagaaaGCATCGAGACCGTAACAGGGATAGGGACAGGGAAAAAGGTCACAGCCATCGAGACAAAGACAGGAAAGATCGTGATCGGGATAGGGATAGAAAAGACAGGGATAGAAAGAGGTaaaaaattgataataaaatatttttaaccgTAAATCCTGTGGTATAATGtgtataatattttaatgtttaacttttatattttaaaaggtTTGATTTTAATACAGTATCCAGCTAATTTAGATAATCACAATTTAAGAAAAGTTTATGTAAGAAAAGATTGACCTATTAGTGTCTGTTTTCAGGAGTAGGAGTAGAGACCGTGACAGAGATAGGAAGGAACGTAGAAGAAGTCGAAGTAGGGATAAAGAGAGACGAAAGGAAAAGAAGCGAAGTCGCAGCAAGGAAAGGAGGAGGAAGAGCAGGAGTCCTTCACCAGTCCGATTTCGTGACCGACGAGGGCGGAGTAATAGTAGAAGTCCTTACAGATACACAAGGTAATACAGATGTGTGGTACAATGTAAATAAGATTTAAGGGGATGTATTATACCCATACCTTCCAAAAGAGCAATGTTTATTTTGACCACCTTTCATGATAGTCCATTAGGGAATTTTTTTCTGAGGCATATGTCCATTACTTAGTCTTGGGTCTAAGGATCTTGTAAGACATgcacagaagaaaacaaaaattctctTGAGTTCTCTTTCAAAATGCATCAAGGATTAAACTCTATTgcataatattgatatttcgaACAGTATTTTTGTCTGCATGTTTTATAGGTATATAGATAAGTAAGAACATCTCGTCACATGGTTTTTTTATGACTTTTGCCTTTACTTGACAATTAATTGGACTTCGTTCATTACCATACCTACGTTAAAGTTTTCTGTTTAGCTGGCAGTTGAGCTTAATACCTCCCTGAGTACATGTGCTGTCATAACCAAATCTGGAATGCATGGCCATCCCAACATACATTTCAGATTCTGAATTTCCTCTATAGTTTACTGTTTATTTGACTTTAAAGAAGTAGGGGCACATAAGACAAATTTACTATATCAAGATGTTGGACCTAATGTACCGAGTTGACAGTTTTTGTGCAGTAACTCCTTTGAAttagtctgatatatatatatttatatatatgtgcagACATCTCCATCTATGTTAAAAACACCGTTTATGATATGAACGTCCTATATTCTATCACTTAAATATTTAGTGTTAATTTAATGTTGCATCCTATGTTTAGTTAATAGTTCAAACAGTGCATGCATCCTATGTTGAAAAAGTTTTGAACATTAAAAAAGTGTTTTAATACTACCTGGATAATACTAAGTTTTGACAGGTATTGTTGGATTATCAAAAGAATTCACGATGTATTACAGACAACCAGGTCCAGAGCTTACGCCTGAAGAAAGAGATGCTAGAACTGTATTCTGCATGCAGCTGTCGGCCAGAATTCGTCCAAGGGACCTTGAAGAATTCTTTTCTTCTGTTGGGAAGGTAGGTTCAAGCACAGAACTTAATCACATACAAATTGATACCTTAtaaggtttgtttgttttttttggtttttttttttcaaaattagttcattaacatgaaaatactggatATGCATTGTGTATATAAAATAGTACTTGCTGGAAAGGGGGTGTTTTGTATTTAGGGTAAAGGTTTTGATGAATCTGAAAAATGCCTTTCAACTGTAAAATGTGTATGAGTTGTTCATTCAACTTGGTTACTTTAGATTTAAATTGGTTTTAGTTATATTGAAGGAAAATTTCACTGCAACATGGATAGGTTTTCTTCATGCATCTTAGGATTAGTGATATTTTTGGATGACAAACGATTAATTATTGTGGGAATTTTAGGAATAATTGAACGTAAAATTTGGGTTTCATGCTTTGCAATACATCCATATGTAAACTTGACTCAATTGTATCTAGTGCTTTCTTTAAAATATCAAGCTATCAAACTTAAGATTGGTTGTACATAAGTTAGTCCTCCTGTATGCAAGATGGGATTTTAACTGCAGTTGATTggaaacattttgattttttcatttcagGTACGAGATGTTCGTCTGATTATGGATAACAAGACCAGAAGATCAAAAGGAATTTCTTATGTGGAGTTTCAGGATACAGAGTCAGTGCCATTAGCCATTGGATTAACAAACCAAAAACTGTTAGGTGTTCCAATTATTGTTCAGCCTTCTCAAGCAGAGAAAAATAGACTAGCTAATGCAGCAAATGTTCTACAGAAAGGCAACTCTGGTCCAATGAGATTATATGTGGGATCTTTACATTTCAACATTACTGAAGATATGTTACGTGGAATATTTGAACCATTTGGTGCAGTAAGTACTTTTTGTCTTAACAAGAAACTAGTTGGAAAGGACATCATTGTAATTAAATCAGCAAAATATCCCAAACACATCACCAAGCCATGTTTTCAGCTTTTGGAACActtaaaaaattatgaaaatattaaaagatAATTGTGAAgtttaacaatttatttttgatagGCTTTATTAagaataatgttataattagtaAGCAATAGTTTGTTTTGAACTTGTCTTGATGCTTCAACATTCAATTGTGATTAAtttctttgaatttttattttcagattgaaGATATCAAGTTGATTCGTGATCATGAGACATCAAGATCTCAGGGATATGGCTTTATATCTGTAAGTATTTTCCTGAGAAGTAATCCTTATTATTGTGTGTGTTGACTTGAGGTGTATCATGAAACTGCAAACATGACGGTGACTTCTGTTTCTGTATCTTAAAAATGGTTGCCATTTTCTGGCTTCTGATTGGTGGAAATTTAGGAATGGTCATATTTTGCTGAAGTACAAAGGGGTTTTGAAGGAAGCCTTAAACAATGGCAGCAGTTTCAAATagtttggttgccatggtaatgaAATGGAGATCTGATtggtaaaaaatatatagatattgtccaatttgaGGAAATTTGGTAAGCAGGTGATtcatgataatacaaatacatccTGCATTTCTGGATTTAaagcaatggcggccattttgtgaTCCTCTGATTTGTGGAAATTTAGATGTTCAGTTTCAGTGAGATGTTATTACATGAACAATATTGTGGTTTATTCAAGCTTTATTATCAACTGTGCTGTGGGTGTAGTTTGGGGAATTCTGTAACAGGCCTGTGACAATTAACACTTGTTCACTATCAAATTGAACATATTTTGTTCTGCTGTAAAAAGCATCAGGCATAACTActaaaagaatattttttaagaataatattgattaactttttCCGTACTCATGATGACTACACACGTCACAAAAACGTGCTCTTGTATCCTTTATGACGACTACACATGTCGcaattaacatgccttccatcctttgtgacgactcaaatcGTCAGAAAACATTGggaaagatgttgatattacttgctggttcagcatagtcatacgaaggaattgacacggaaatgacatttttaagaaataataagcaatgtaaatattgtattgatgaattattttacgtaccagaagcacattcattcgttaagattgtctatttcaaagaatgCTGCCGGTTCATCCCGGgttgtttacatagctacaaaatggcggcctcaaatttactttcgttttctgtGAGATTTGTGGAGGTGTTAAACACAATGAAGCTATTAAAAAcgatagaatatatataattaagtaacatttatcatcaaaataattaagaaatgtgtaaaatatttttatacaacGAAAAATGATGTTTTGGCTGCGTGATTACTTGCACAcgtgtgacacatgtgccgatcaacatttcatttcccgcgattctGACTGGTGATTTCGCCGTATTTCAACGggaaaaattgggtaaaagagtttccgtACTCGATACTCGTTCCATAcgataattttcatttaatattagGCATCACACAGTAGTAAAAGATCGTTTTATcgacgtctgatgtgatagccatatgctccaatatacaaaggacctacccagcattcacttccggtagcgaccgcgaaatttgaatgagtacaTAAAGAGTTAAATAGACAAGGAATggtgaaaatatctttcaatgtatttgtttcaatatggtttttaaaaaatctgcTATTAACTTTAAGCAAGTATCATTTGATTTCAAACCATTACTGAATGCCTTTCAGTTCAAAGATGCAGAAGATGCCAAGAAGGCGTTAGAGCAGTTGAATGGTTTTGAGCTGGCTGGC from Pecten maximus chromosome 11, xPecMax1.1, whole genome shotgun sequence harbors:
- the LOC117338098 gene encoding RNA-binding protein 39-like; the protein is MADDFDVEAMLEAPYKKEDDGRGDASSEREKRKHRDRNRDRDREKGHSHRDKDRKDRDRDRDRKDRDRKRSRSRDRDRDRKERRRSRSRDKERRKEKKRSRSKERRRKSRSPSPVRFRDRRGRSNSRSPYRYTRQPGPELTPEERDARTVFCMQLSARIRPRDLEEFFSSVGKVRDVRLIMDNKTRRSKGISYVEFQDTESVPLAIGLTNQKLLGVPIIVQPSQAEKNRLANAANVLQKGNSGPMRLYVGSLHFNITEDMLRGIFEPFGAIEDIKLIRDHETSRSQGYGFISFKDAEDAKKALEQLNGFELAGRPMKVGHVTERTGEAQGASMLDSDEMDRAGIDLGATGRLQLMAKLAEGTGFQIPDYAASALNAGSSASASTGVSSSMTAAVGQPAPPTTAATAVSTAPPIATQCFMLSNMFDPSSESRTNWDQEIRDDVIDECNKHGGVLHIFVDKASPQGNVYVKCPTIAAAVASVNALHGRYFGGKMITAAYVPLPNYHSLFPEATRANQLLLPSSQALQAGYPSGMFPNMPTAAPVMR